The Romeriopsis navalis LEGE 11480 genomic interval ATTGACCGGGTTTGGGCCATTGATGATTGCTGAATATATGTTGTTGGGTGAAGACGCAGCCAATAAAGTCCCGCTCCTGTAATGAGTCGGTTGCTAGTAGCTTAAGGCAAGGATAAGCGGCCGGTGTTTTGCTGCTGTAGCATGTGCTATGTTGCCACTGGCTTGAGGTGAGTTGCAGTTGGACGTTGAGCGTGAGCGCCTGGTTTCGCGCAAAGGTTTGAGCGAGTTCTGTGTCTTTCATGCAAGACTTAGAGGGCACGTTCTGAGGTTTAACTCTGGGCTGTTGTGGGCGACATTGGCGCGGTTGTGGCTTGGGCAGTAAGTCGGTATTTTGAGGGAACATTGTTCCATCGAACAACATTTTTTTGACGATCATTGTGCCTAATTCAAATGCCTTCTCCAGTAAGAACGGATTGATTGCGGCAATGGGTGACTGTAACTGGACACTCAACAAAATGGAAAGCATAGGTCGAAATGGAGGGGTAATAGCGTTGATTCAACTGACGCAGATATTTCGCGTGCAGGCGATCGGATATACAGGAACTGCAGCCTTCACGAGTTCAATGGTTTAGGCGACGTAGATTGTGCGGTGACTTGGCGAAGTCAAGTGCGATTAGTGATTGGGGAGGGCAATAAACTGTCCAAGAATGCCAACCTTCGTAATTTTTTTGCCGGGGATTTCGGTGACCCAAACATTGAATAGGATGCAGTCATGTTGGCGGCGCGAGTTGTACTTAATAAATTCTTGTAAGCGTGCTTCACCAAGGATGATGGCACTACTCGAGATGCCGGAACGGCAGCTAGATTGGATAATTTGACCGACTCCACTTAACTGTTTGGGTAAGGCCAATAAGTTGGTGCAAACATCGCCCTGAATAGAATTAATAAAATGCGGAGAGATATTATCGACGTAGGCTTGTTTATTGGGTTTTGTCAGGATGCAGGTGACGGATATCCCTAGCAACGCCGCCGTGATCAAACCCCATTTGGTTTGAATCGGGGGCTTTGATGGCTGGGACTGAGGCTGTGAATCGGTAGAGTAAGATGCGGTCATAGCTGGCTCCAGAGGCACTGTAAGGCGTTGAGAAATTAGCCTGCGGGAATTTGCACAGGCTGTCAGCGGGAATGTTTGTGAATGTTTCCGACTTAACGCACGGAGAGTGCGACAGCGACGAAGCCAATAAAGCAGAAAATCACAGCGGCAAAGCGGAGTAGAAAGTCAGAAAGGGTCGGCATAATCACCTGGTAAAACGGCAGCAGCCCCAGGATTTCGGCGATCGCGCCCACCAGGAAAAAGCCAAACACCATCCAGGCAAATACTTTGAGCGTCGAGGCCACGGCCGATAAGAGGAGCGTGGCTCGATCTTCGGGGTGTGGTAAGTTTGGGCGAGCCATAATTTTAGAGTTCTCCATTGAGTGGGGACTTGGGTTAACGAGATAAGCTACGGGCGGCCCGGAGGGTTTCGGCGCGGGATACTTCTAAGTGATGAACGCGACGTTCCATGTTCTGAAGCGAATTGCCAAAGTCATCTAAAACCCAGTAATTATTGGTTAGCGGTGCAATTAATGGCTGGATGTCATCTAGGCGGCGTTCGATTTGCTCGATCGCTTGATTCATCTTGAGTAATTCCGCTGCAACAATTGCCGGTAATGCGTTCTGATCATCTTCATGGGAACGATGTGCATGCTGCCGAAAGCGATCGTGACTAATAACATTCGAGTTGGGTGTGAAGTTAGCGACCATGAGGGTGGTTCTCCTAAAAGATTTGCAGTCTATAGATGGCAAAGGGAAATAGGTGCGGGTGATTAGTGAAACTGGCCAAAGGCTTCACCCGTGAATTGCGTAGGCAATTGTTGTTCTAGATGGGTTAAGTATGTGTTGAGTAATGCTTGTTGTTGCTGCAACTCGTCGAGGTTAGTTAAGGCGGCGACGGGTGCTGCAGCAATGACATCGTCAATTCGGTATCCGATTCGTTGGAGGCGCTTACGCATTGACTGAATCGTGCGCCGAAACTCGTATTCATTCATTGCAGGCTTACCTCCTAACGTGACGCTTAGAGTTGATATCAATAATTTAGCTTGTGATATCACTTTACGCAAGTCGATTTTTGAATAATTAATTCTACGGTTTGTCTCTAAGGCTTTTAATGCCTTCTGGGCAGGGTTTTGATCGGGTGATACCATTTCGGCGATTGATTAAAAGCTTTCCAATCCTTGCTCTCCGCGATCGGCAGATTCAGTATCGATTGATTCCGTGTCTTGATATCAAGGTAATCTCTTGGCTACACCTTGCTGTAGCAGGATTCCCAAAAAAAAATAGTAAATTCGCCAGTCCGTCGTAGTATCGAAGCCTATAATGTGATATCTCTTTCTAGGAGTTTGTTTGCTGACAGTTGAAGGTGTGCGATTGATTCGGTTTGTGCTCGGTCGGGAACCATCTCCACATTTCTGGTTCAAATAGTTTTCTGTCGCGCTGATTTAGGGTGCTTTTACGTCTTGTGTCTAAATCAATCCCAGCTCAGCCCACTGTCCGTAGTTCATCTATGGCGCATACACCGAACGAAGAGTCAAAGGCGAAGAAGACTTTTTCTGGAAAGCTTCCCTTCAGGACGACTTCGGAAAAACATGAAGATATCTATCATGCTGCTAAACGCGAGGGCATGAGCATTAATGCATGGATGGATAAAAGTCTGGCAGCAGCAGCACAGCATGTGCCGGTTGAGACTGAAGCTGCGGATGCAACTGCTGCCGATGCAATGAATTGGCTCATGCAAGCTGATCCTCAGGGCTTTTTTAAATTGATTGATCAAGTTCAGCCGCGGCTCAAGCAGCAGAAGGTTAATGATGCTGTGTTGTGGCTGAGCCATGTCCAAAAGCTGTTGAAAGACTTCGATCGCCTACAGAATCATTTCCCCAACGCAATTCGATTTTCGGTTTACTTAGAGCAATCAGTGATTCCAGAGTTGGCGCAACTCCAAGATGTGCCACCAAATCAGCAATTCCTCAAATTGTGTGCACGGTTGATGGATGGATTTGCGATGCAAGGTGCGGATCGAAATTTAGATTTTCGGATCCTAATCAGCTTCATTGATGACTTAAATACGCTTAGAAATGAATTAATAAATATGGAAATTGTGTATTTACTTGAAGCACTTTTAGAATTATCTCAGTGTCTAGAAGACCTGTTTGATAAATATCTTGAAAAATAAAAATTGTGACTGTACTTGATTTCTCCGTTATCTAGTGCGGTAAATTCTAAATAAACTCAAATAGAGCCAATGTGTGATTTGACTAATTGTTGAATCAGTAAATTTCTGGGATCAAATTAGTTAGAGTATTCCACTGATCTCGATGATGTGAAATGCTAAATTGGTTGATGGGAATTAAAAGCAATAATGATCGAGGTCGGATTGTCTTGTTGTGATAAGGAGACCTTAGACGTTAGATGTTTCTTTAAGGTTGGGCTAGCCTTGGATGAATCCATGAACCTCCGTAAATTAGACATATATCTTGCGTAATTTGGCCTAATTGTGTGTGATATGCTTGCTAAAAGCATCTCCGTGTTTATTGTGGCTCTTACATATACGCTCAGTATTATCCCTATTGGCGTTCATTCTATTTCTCCAATTAAACAGCTGTTGAAGTTGTTGAGGGGTGGAATTTTATGAAGCCCATGCGCCTGTCTGAAAGTCTGATCGACTTTTTTCAATCGAAAGATCAGCTGTTGCAGGATATTGATCCTGCGAGTGATTTGGCAGTGCTTTGGATTGAGCAGGTTTACGCGGCTTTAGAAATAATTGCTAATTCTCAAAAATACCGGTTGCTCGTTAGCGAAGCGCAACTTGAACAGTTGGCTTTGTCTGATTTGGCTGAAGCGCAATCAGCCGATTTCATCGCGATACATGGGGCAGAGGCTGCTTCAAGCTATGACGAGTTCGTTGCGAGTTGGCGTGCCGAATTTGAATCTTTAGGAATGGTAGCGGTTGATCAGTTTCCTGCCGATGCCCAGCCAGTGGAGTTTAGGGATTTGTTCTCGATCGCCTATTTGGTGCTGCTGGAAAATATCTGGCATTTGGTGCCACTGGGGGCATTGGATGGAGCCTTAGATCAGCTGCCGACTTCTCTACTGCCAGGAGGTCAGCCGTTAGGGGGTAGTAGCGCAATTACTAGTACCAGTTTCGTCGCGGCAATTGCCATTGCTATTGCCTTGATCGCGATGAATGCGGTTAAAACGGTTGAGAATGTTTCCCCTGTTCCTGTTCCTAACCTTTTTGCAAAAGCAGAGGCCGCTGGTTCATCGGATAACTCCGCTGGTAAAGCGACTTCGGGGAAATTGCATGAATCGAATGAGCGTGACGCAAAGTTAGCTAATGCGCAATCTAATAAATCAAACCGTTCCAACGCTAAAGCTGCGACTGGTAATAGTGCGAAAGGTTCGAGTGGCCATGCTGCATCTGAACCCACGGCTGTTTCACCAGAGCCGTGGGAGTTGACGACTGCACTTACGCTGTTGTCTGGATTGTCTTTGGCGGGATATTTTACGCTTGCGAATAGCCTCAAAGTGCAAGACCCTAGGAATGCGCTTGATCGTAATACTGCGACAAATTCTCGCTCTAGTGAGGTTGCGCCAGAAATTTCTGTTGCTGCGGTTGACGCATTAGTTGCACCCACTACTGTCGCCGCTTCCGAGAATGGGATTGAGCAAGGTAATGCATTCAGTCGATTTGTCCGACAGGCGATCGCGACTCTCGCTGAAGAGTTTTCGCCAAATATTACTATTCAGGGTGTGTTGAATGTAATTCCAGAGTTCTTGTTTGGGGCGCCGGCGAGAGCGGCTGACTTGCCGCCTGCGGTGTTGCCAGAAGATCTTCAGATTGATGGTTTAAATGAGCCGATCGTCACTGCAGCGGATGATCCTTCAGTAGATGTTCAATCGATTGGTTCGAATAATCCTAACTCACCTAGCGATCCCGATTCCCCAGATGATGAGCCTGGTTCGCCAGCCGGATCAGCTAATCCCGATAATCCGAATTCTCCGAATCAACCTGTTTCGCCAACAGGTTCTGCTAATCCCGATAGTCCGGATGATCTTGGCTCACCGACTGACTCCAGTAACCCAGCCAATCCTGATTCCCCGAATCAACCTGGTTCACCAATGGGTCCAAGTAATCCAGTCAATCCGAGTTTCCCGAATCAATCTGATTCCCCGAGTAATCCGGCTAATCCTGATTCCCCGAATCAACCTGGTTCACCAACGAGTCCGAATCAGCCGGGTCTGCCGAATCAACCTGGTTCGCCCATTCCCGACTCCCTGGATGATGCTGCTTCTCCCACTGGTCCAAGTAATCCAGCCAATCCTGGTTCCCCGAATCAACCTGGTTCGCCAACGGGGCCAACTAATCCAGTAAATCCCCATTCTCCGACTGATTCTGGCTCACCCACTGGCCCGAATCAACCTGATTCACCGAGCAATCCAGCCAATCCTGGTTCCCCGAATCAGCCTGGTGATGGACATTCTCCAACTTGTCCGCTTCCTGACCAGAATCCAACGATCGAGCCTGGAACAAATCATCCACTTCCGACTCAGCCTTTCCCTATAGATGGGACATTCACAGTTGGGGCGAGTGGCAAAGTTAGCTTTGACTTTGTGTTTGACGGTGGCGATTACACGGGGCAGTTTGGCATATTCAATTTGGTTGGAATGAATCAATATGCCGATGATTCGACTGCGTTTGCGCAAGAGGCGATTCGTCGGAGTTTAAGCCAGTCGAATTTGGGATATGTTGTGATCGACGACGTGGCTGAAGGTGCGAATCCACAGGTTGACTTGGGTGGCGCGGCGAACTTCAATCATGGAGAATATCTGGGCGCGAAAACCTTCCAATTGGAGGCAGGGGCGCAGTACGGCTTCATGTTTGTGCCAAATGGCGCGATCGATGCAAGTTCCGTTAATTCGTTGGGCGACGATGCACCGCTATTCTCGACCCCCGCAGCGCATCATAGCGATTTGTTTGGTCAATCTCTCTTTGCCAGTGTGACGCCGAACGTGATTACGATCGAGGATATCCATCAGGAGTATTCCGATCGCGACTACAACGATATGGTGGTTGAAATTAAGGGTGTGACACTGCATCTAACGCCGATTGCGGATGTGATTAATCCGCAGCGTGACTGGACGCAATCAACTCAGCTGCCATCGGGTCGGACAAGCAGTCAATGGTCGCAGCCAAATCCCTTGCAACCGCAGCCATTGGATACATTAGGCTTGCCTCCAGTGGATGGACAATATGGCATCAATGACCCGAATCGATTGTTTTGACGATTCGGGGGAGATGTTCGCGATCGATCGTTTATTGCTTTTGGTCGAGCCAGGTTTGATGTAAATCGGGGCGTCGATCGCGCGTGCGTTCAATCTGCTGTTGGTAGCGCCACTTGGCAATCTCTGCATGGTTGCCCGATCGTAATACCGGTGGCACTTCCATGCCACGAAATTCTGGTGGTCTTGTGTAGTGAGGATAGTCTAGTAAACCCTCACCTTCAAAGCTTTCATACTTAAGGGAGTCACTTTTCCCGATCGTGCCTGGTAATAAACGAATCGTGCCATTGAGCAGTGCCAAGGCCGGAATTTCACCGCAGGTCAGTACAAAGTCCCCGAGGGAAACTTCACGCGTGACGATCGACATAACGCGTTCATCCACCCCTTCATAATGACCACAGAGTAAAATCACTTGATCAAACGTGGTAAGTTCTTTGAACAGTGCCTGGCGCATCGGTTCGCCCTGGGGTGTCATATAGATGATTTCACGCTTTGGGAGGATCGGCAGCGCCTCGATTGCCGCAAAAATTGGCTCAGGTTTCATCAACATGCCGACGCCACCACCATAGGGCTCATCATCGACTTTGCGATGCTTGTCGGTCGTGAAATCCCGTGGGTTTGTAAGTTTGACTTCAGCGATCCCTTTGTTTAGAGCTCTGCCCAGTAGCCCGGATTTGAGGGGCGACTCAAAGAAGTCTGGGAATAGGCTGACAATATCGAAGCGCATTCGCGATCCAAAGGAGAAATAATCACTCTTACCCTAGCAGGTGATTGCCGGCCAGACTGCGAATTTCGCGAGATTTGTGACTTACCAAGTCGGGTCACTAAATAAATGTACTGTGATCAACTCATCGCCGGGGGGAATTGCCGTGATACAGCTGCGGACGTCCTCATTGTTCATTTCGACTTCGCAAGCATGACAAGATCCCATCAGACAACCCGTGGGAATCAGAACTCCGGCCCGATCCGCGACTTTTAACAGCGATTCGCCGACTTCTGCGGTTGTTTTGACATCGTCGGGGAGGAAATGTACTTGAACGGTCATAAATTCAATTCTAAAGAGAGTCTAAATCTAGGCGGTTCTCCGTGGTTTCACCGTTATTGTTAGGTCAAGGACAAACGGGTACGTTGCACCGAAAGGGTTAGGGATACGAGCGCACTAAGGTTTGGCTAGTGCGCTTCTTTTTTTGCCTAATGCTTTGCGTTTCAGGTTTGGCGTCCGCAAAGTTTCAGACGGTTTGAGTTGGTTAGGGATCGAGCGCTGGTTCAATTCGAGCCAGTACATTAGGTTTAACACATAACCTCGCCTATTGGCTGTCGCCGATGATTGATGGCGTGGTTGATTTTATGGCCCTATGGATTATTTATTGGGATATTAATCCAGTAGAGGCTTGATATTCAGGTGCGGCTCGATTTCCTGGGCGACGTGATCGAGCAACTGTTCACGTTGTTCTCGATAGTTGGCGATGCCAGTTGGGAGTGCCCGTAAACCGCGTTGTTGACGCAGTCGGTTAAGCCACGATCGCCGCCAAGGGCCATTGTCAAAAATCCCGTGGAGATAGGTGCCCCATACGGCTTGATGGGGATCAACGACCCCGAGATTCGGGTCGTCGAAAAGAGCGAGTGCGCCATCGGCTTCTTCTTCAATGACGCGACTGCGGCCTTGATGGATTTCGTAGCCGGAGACCGGCAGTCCATCCTGGGGGAAGTGGGATGTCACTTGACGTTGCCGAGCGATTTTCTGACCCGCGATCACGGTTTTGAGTGGTAATAGCTTTAAGCCAGGGAACCGTCCCTCTTGTCCTTCAATCCCTTCTGGATCAGCCAGAACCCGACCCATCATTTGGTAGCCACTGCAGATGCCGAGTACCGTACCACCGGCGGCGACGTAGTTCTGCAGTTGTTCGGCCATCCCAGATTTGTGCAAAGCGATTAAATCCGCGATCGTGGTTTGTGAACTGGGCAGAATCACGGCATCGGGGTGCCCCAAGGTGCCCTTTAAGCTGAGGTAGCGAACGGTGACAGAAGGCTCGGCTTCTAGGGGATCAAAATCCGTGAAGTTCGCAATCCGTGGCAGGCGTAGAACCGCCACTTGGATATCATTCTTGTCGGGGCTACGCCGTTGGTCGAAGAGGCTCAGAGAGTTTTCTGCCGGAAAAATCGAACTCATCCAAGGGACAACCCCTAAAACCGGAATGCCAGTTTTTTGCTCAAGCCATTCGATCGCCGGATTGATCGACATCTGGTCGCCGCGAAACTTATTGATCACGATGCCCTTGACCAGCTCGCGTTCGGCCTCTTCCATCAGATCCAGGGTGCCGACAATGTGGGCAAAGGTCCCGCCGCGATCAATATCAGACACCAGCACTGTTGGTGCATTGAGATAGCGGGCGACGCGCATGTTGGTCAGGTCGCGGGGTAGCAGTGGGACCTCCACGGGGCTGCC includes:
- the cobQ gene encoding cobyric acid synthase CobQ, producing the protein MKAIMVVGTTSSAGKSLIATALCRLLARRGWRVAPFKGQNTGGSSYITSTAGEIGYTQAVQAWAAGVSPWVEMNPVLLKAQSDGASQIIIKGRLAGRCSVPEFYDQFFDAGWQSITESLQRLSEEFDMVVCEGAGSPVEVPLLPRDLTNMRVARYLNAPTVLVSDIDRGGTFAHIVGTLDLMEEAERELVKGIVINKFRGDQMSINPAIEWLEQKTGIPVLGVVPWMSSIFPAENSLSLFDQRRSPDKNDIQVAVLRLPRIANFTDFDPLEAEPSVTVRYLSLKGTLGHPDAVILPSSQTTIADLIALHKSGMAEQLQNYVAAGGTVLGICSGYQMMGRVLADPEGIEGQEGRFPGLKLLPLKTVIAGQKIARQRQVTSHFPQDGLPVSGYEIHQGRSRVIEEEADGALALFDDPNLGVVDPHQAVWGTYLHGIFDNGPWRRSWLNRLRQQRGLRALPTGIANYREQREQLLDHVAQEIEPHLNIKPLLD
- a CDS encoding DUF4114 domain-containing protein, whose product is MKPMRLSESLIDFFQSKDQLLQDIDPASDLAVLWIEQVYAALEIIANSQKYRLLVSEAQLEQLALSDLAEAQSADFIAIHGAEAASSYDEFVASWRAEFESLGMVAVDQFPADAQPVEFRDLFSIAYLVLLENIWHLVPLGALDGALDQLPTSLLPGGQPLGGSSAITSTSFVAAIAIAIALIAMNAVKTVENVSPVPVPNLFAKAEAAGSSDNSAGKATSGKLHESNERDAKLANAQSNKSNRSNAKAATGNSAKGSSGHAASEPTAVSPEPWELTTALTLLSGLSLAGYFTLANSLKVQDPRNALDRNTATNSRSSEVAPEISVAAVDALVAPTTVAASENGIEQGNAFSRFVRQAIATLAEEFSPNITIQGVLNVIPEFLFGAPARAADLPPAVLPEDLQIDGLNEPIVTAADDPSVDVQSIGSNNPNSPSDPDSPDDEPGSPAGSANPDNPNSPNQPVSPTGSANPDSPDDLGSPTDSSNPANPDSPNQPGSPMGPSNPVNPSFPNQSDSPSNPANPDSPNQPGSPTSPNQPGLPNQPGSPIPDSLDDAASPTGPSNPANPGSPNQPGSPTGPTNPVNPHSPTDSGSPTGPNQPDSPSNPANPGSPNQPGDGHSPTCPLPDQNPTIEPGTNHPLPTQPFPIDGTFTVGASGKVSFDFVFDGGDYTGQFGIFNLVGMNQYADDSTAFAQEAIRRSLSQSNLGYVVIDDVAEGANPQVDLGGAANFNHGEYLGAKTFQLEAGAQYGFMFVPNGAIDASSVNSLGDDAPLFSTPAAHHSDLFGQSLFASVTPNVITIEDIHQEYSDRDYNDMVVEIKGVTLHLTPIADVINPQRDWTQSTQLPSGRTSSQWSQPNPLQPQPLDTLGLPPVDGQYGINDPNRLF
- a CDS encoding DUF4359 domain-containing protein; this translates as MTASYSTDSQPQSQPSKPPIQTKWGLITAALLGISVTCILTKPNKQAYVDNISPHFINSIQGDVCTNLLALPKQLSGVGQIIQSSCRSGISSSAIILGEARLQEFIKYNSRRQHDCILFNVWVTEIPGKKITKVGILGQFIALPNH
- the trmD gene encoding tRNA (guanosine(37)-N1)-methyltransferase TrmD, whose translation is MRFDIVSLFPDFFESPLKSGLLGRALNKGIAEVKLTNPRDFTTDKHRKVDDEPYGGGVGMLMKPEPIFAAIEALPILPKREIIYMTPQGEPMRQALFKELTTFDQVILLCGHYEGVDERVMSIVTREVSLGDFVLTCGEIPALALLNGTIRLLPGTIGKSDSLKYESFEGEGLLDYPHYTRPPEFRGMEVPPVLRSGNHAEIAKWRYQQQIERTRDRRPDLHQTWLDQKQ
- a CDS encoding toxin-antitoxin system HicB family antitoxin, with protein sequence MSKSIPAQPTVRSSSMAHTPNEESKAKKTFSGKLPFRTTSEKHEDIYHAAKREGMSINAWMDKSLAAAAQHVPVETEAADATAADAMNWLMQADPQGFFKLIDQVQPRLKQQKVNDAVLWLSHVQKLLKDFDRLQNHFPNAIRFSVYLEQSVIPELAQLQDVPPNQQFLKLCARLMDGFAMQGADRNLDFRILISFIDDLNTLRNELINMEIVYLLEALLELSQCLEDLFDKYLEK
- a CDS encoding 2Fe-2S iron-sulfur cluster-binding protein — protein: MTVQVHFLPDDVKTTAEVGESLLKVADRAGVLIPTGCLMGSCHACEVEMNNEDVRSCITAIPPGDELITVHLFSDPTW